TTGTACTCGATATTTTCAAAGAAATCGTAGCTCCCAATGATAAACTTTATGAATATATCGAAGATAAAAAGCTAACGTGGGTTGATGATTTACCACTGGTAAATACTTCGATTATCAAAATGCTTAGAAAAGTTAAATCATCTCATAATGAGCAAATGACATTACCTAAGCTATACAAGGATATAGAGGATAAGAAATTTGCAACCGATATTTTTAGAAAAACAACACTTAATGGTGTAGAGTTTACAAAAGAAATTGATGGTAAAACACCAAACTGGGATCAAGATCGTATTGCAGAATTGGATAAAGCGATCATAAAAATGGCCATTTGCGAGTTTGTAAAGTTCCCTTCAATACCGGTAAAAGTAACAATTAACGAATATTTAGAAATAGCAAAAGAATATAGTACACCTAAAAGTAGTATTTTTATCAATGGAATTTTAGATAAAATCTCTAAAGAGTACCAGGAAAATGGTAAATTAAACAAAGTAGGTCGTGGATTAATGTAATATTTTAGAAAAAATAGTATTTTTAACCCTCAAATAATTAAAAAACCCAAGTAATGAAAAAAGGAATCTTAATTTTAGCCGGAGTTTTTGCTATGACAGTTATGTCTTGTAAAGACAATGCCGCAGAAAAAGTTAAAGAAGAAAATGTAGAAATAGCAGCAGATCGAGATGCAAAGAACGCAGATTTTCCTGTGATGACTTTTACTGAAACTGAACACGATTTTGGAACTATCAATGAAGGAGATGTTGTAGAGCATAAGTTTGCATTTACCAATACAGGTAAAGCACCTTTGGTAATCGTAAGTGCAAAAGGTAGCTGTGGATGTACTGTGCCAGAATGGCCAAAAGATCCAATTGCACCAGGAGCAACAGGTGAGATGTTGGTGAAGTTTAACTCTAACGGAAAACCAAATCAGCAAACTAAGCAAGTTACTATAACTGCTAATACTGAAGCTGGAAAAGAAATTCTTAAGATTAAAGCTATGGTAACTCCAAAGGCTAAACCCGTAAGTGGAACACCAGTAAGCGAATAATTTATGGAGCAAATACAATCATTTCTTCCTTTTATACTCATATTTGTCGTAATGTATTTTTTTATGATACGACCACAGATGCAAAAAGCAAAAAAGGAGAAAAAGTTTGCTGAAGACTTAAAAAAAGGAGATCGTGTCGTAACAAAAAGTGGACTTCATGGTAAAGTTTTTGACTTCAGTGAGAAAAATAATGCTATTATTATTGAAACAGGATCTGGTAAATTAACGTATGATAAATCTGCAATTTCGTTGGAGATGAGTCAAAAATTAAATCAACCAGCGGATAAGAAATAATAACTAGCCTACTTGTTAAAAGCGCGATGAAATTAATTTAATTTTACCGCGCTTTTTTGTTTTATTAGGTTTACTATTTTTTTTAGAAGAAACGATACCCTATTAATATTCCACCTCTGGCAAAACCAACAACGTCACTCTGGTTTAGTAAATAACGTCCTCCCCCTAAGCTGATTTCAAAAACAAATCCATTTTTACTCACCCATTTTTGACCAATTACTAACCCAATACCCATATCTATCCAGTTTTCATGCTGAACACTGTTGTTAGATGCATTAAAAATATCATTTTCTCCACCGGCAAAACGTAATACTCCTTCTACGAATAAACCTCTGGCACCAAAATCTTTCTTATTTAAGAAATATTGCCTGTAATAGGGTTCAATAGCAAAAGCCTGATACTCCCTAAAATCATCATCTAAACTTATACTTACAGCTAACCCCGTACCAGAATATTTGCCAATGACATATTCATAATTGATTTCTAAATTAGGTATTACTAGTGCTTCGAATGCATCTAACCTAAATTCATGTTTGTTTTGATTGTTTACAATGTTGTCTTCTTGTGCTTGAGATTTACAAAAAATGAATAGTAAAATTATTGTGAAAAGTTTCTTCATTACGTGATTGTTTTATTATAAAAAATGGTTTGATTTTGTAAAAATGATCTCTTTAAATAAATCGTTTAACCACTTCATATTCTCGGAAAGAAGAATGTTCTATGATATGTCATCTTGATTATAGATTCGTTTATAAGTGATCTCTTTGAAATTTTATAGTTTTAATGTTAAAATGATTTCCTGAAATTTATAGGTGTTTTAGAATCTTGATTTAGTATATTTCAATCCAAAAATAAGAATACCCTCTATGCTTTTATACCCTGAAAATAGGGGGTGCAAGTATAAATAATAAATGAATATTTTAAGAATTGACCTATAGTTTTATATATGACCGGCCGGACAACTATAAAAAATAGAAGAACCCTTTATTGGTTCTAAATTTTGTAAGATAGATGCTAGAAAACGAAATAGGTTGCTAGAAAATGTAGTTAAATTGTTATAAACTTATTCTGTCTGGAGTTTTTTGCTTGCAGTTAATTCTGCAACCTTAACAATTACCTCAACTGCTTTAATCATACTTTCTACAGGAACATATTCGTATCGCCCATGAAAATTATGCCCACCTGCAAAAATGTTTGGACATGGCAGTCCCATAAAACTTAATTGCGATCCATCAGTCCCTCCGCGTATAGGTTTTATAATAGGTGTAATATCAAGAGATTTCATAGCCTCTTCTGCAATATCTACAATATGCATTACAGGTTCTACTTTTTCTCTCATATTAAAATACTGATCTTTGATTTCTATATGTACAACCTCTTTGGCATGTTGAGTGTTAATTTCATTTGCCAGATTTTTCATTACTTTTTTTCTAGCTTCAAAATGCTCTTTGTCATGATCTCTAATTATATACTGTAATTGAGTCTCTTCAACATTACCTTTTGTAGTGTGTAAATGAAAAAAGCCTTCTCGACCACTTGTATGTTCAGGAGTTTCCATTCTTGGTAGTGAATTGATAAAATCCTGTGCGATGTACATACTATTAATCATTTTCCCTTTTGCATAACCAGGGTGTACGATTTTCCCTTTTATAGTTACCACAGCACCAGCCGCATTAAAATTCTCATATTCAAGCTCTCCAATTTGGCTACCATCCATAGTATATGCCCAATCTGCACCAAATTTTGAAACATCAAATTTATGAGCACCACGACCAATCTCTTCGTCGGGTGTAAACCCTATCCGAATTTTACCATGTTTAATCTCAGGATGTTGTACAAGATATTCCATCGCGGTTATTATTTCTGTAATCCCTGCTTTATCATCAGCTCCCAATAGTGTTGTACCATCGGTAGTAATAAGGGTTTGACCTTTATACTGCTTTAAATCTTCGAAATAATCAGGAGAGAGTATGATATTTTCTGATGCATTTAACGTAATATCTTTACCATCATAATTTTCTATAATCTGTGGATTTACATTTGCACCTGTAAAATCGGGACTAGTGTCAAAGTGCGATATAAAACCAATAGTGGGTACTTTCTGATCAATATTAGAAGGTAATGTAGCCATGATATAGGCATGCTCATCTATACTAATGTCTTCTAAGCCAATATCTTTTAAATCTTCGACTAACTTATTAGCAAGATCCCACTGTTTTTCGGTACTGGGAGTTGTATTACTTTCGGGATCACTTTCGGTGTCAATAGTCACGTAACTTATGAACCTATTTATGATGTGTTGTTTTGAAATCATTGCTGCTACTATTTTAATATTTGAAGAATTCAAAAATACACTTTTATTAGAACCTTGGATAACTTATTTTTGCACAAGCAAAATTATATTTAATGTATAAATTCTTACTACGTCCTTTACTATTCTTGTTTGATCCAGAAAATGTGCATCATTTTACCTTTAGGATGATTCGATTTTTTTCGAAAATTCCTTTACTACCATCAATTTTTAGAAATTTATATAAAGTAGATGATCCAAAATTAGAACGAGAAATTTTTGGATTAAAATTTAATAACCCCGTGGGACTGGCTGCTGGATTTGATAAGAATGCAGTTTTATATAATGAATTAGCTGATTTTGGATTTGGGTTTATCGAAATAGGAACGGTAACTCCCAAAGGTCAGGAAGGTAATCCTAAAAAGAGATTGTTCAGGCTTAAAGAAGACCAAGGGATTATCAATAGAATGGGATTTAATAATAAAGGTCTTGAGGCGGTCGTAAATCAACTTCGAAAAAATAAGGGTAAACTTATTATAGGAGGAAATATAGGAAAGAATACAGATACGTTACCAGAGCATTATACCAAAGACTATCTAGAGTGTTTTCGAATATTACATCCATATGTAGATTATTTTGTTCTTAATGTGAGTTGCCCAAATGTGGGGAGCCATGCAAAACTAAATGACAAAGAATACTTAAACGAATTAATAGTAGCTGTACAAGAAGAAAATAAAACGTTCGAAAAACAAAAACCTATTGTATTGAAAATTGCACCCGATTTAAATACAAATCAACTGGATGAAATCATAGAATTAGTAGCAGATACTAATTTGGATGGAGTTATTGCAAGTAATACTTCTGTAACCCGAGAAGGGTTAAAGGCCTCTAAAAATAGATTAGAAGCTATAGGTAATGGAGGCTTAAGCGGTCAACCCATAAAAAATAAAAGCACAGAAGTGATTAAATATTTATCAGAAAAAAGTGACAAAGCGTTTCCGATTATTGGAGTAGGAGGAATACATAGTGCTACCGATGCTATAGAGAAATTAGAGGCTGGAGCAAGTCTGGTACAATTATATACCGGCTTTATTTATGAAGGTCCCAAATTGATCAGGGATATTAATAAAGCAATACTTAGTAGCTAAGCTTTTAGAATATGAACTACGAAATTCTCTACACCTTTGTTATAGCAACATTGGCATTGTCTATCTCACCAGGACCCGATAATATATTTGTGTTAATGCAAAGTGTGGTAAACGGCAAAAAGTATGGATTGGCTGTGGTGGCTGGTCTAATGTCTGGATGTTTAATACATACTACGTTGGTTGCTTTTGGTGTATCTGCAATTATTAAACAAAGTGAAATGCTCTTTTTTACTATTAAATTATTCGGAGCGTTGTATTTGTTTTTCCTGGCTTACAAAGTGTTTAGAAGTGAAGCAGCAGTAAGTCTATCAGAAAATAGTATGCCTAAGAAAAGCCTCGGGCAATTATTTAAACAAGGGTTTATAATGAATGTTTTAAATCCTAAAGTATCTATATTCTTTTTAGCATTTTTCCCTGGATTCTTATTTAGCAAAACAATAAGTAATGTAGTACAATTTTATATACTTGGATTTCTTTTTATTGTAGTTTCGTTTATTATTTTTGGTTTGATAGCGATTCTGGCAGGATCTATTGCAGAGTATTTAAAAAAGAGCTCAAAAATCGGAGTTGTTCTAAAATGGCTTCAGATTATTGTTTTTATCGGGATAGGAGTTTTTATTCTTATTTCGGGGAAATAAGATATTTGAATTTGATTATTATGTAATTCTTTTAGTTCTGAATTGCCCCATATTATTCTAGATTAAATCGAGAAAAACACTTAATATGCTAAGATAAAGTGAAATATTAAGTTTTGATTTAATGATGTCTTCTTTTACTATAGATAATTATGGTATTACAAGTAGTGATTTAGGAAATCTGATTTTGTATTGTGGTTTATAAATTTTGTATATCATATTTAATTATATAACAGTGGTAAACCAGAAAGAAAACAAGAAAAAGGTATATTTACTATGTATTAACGAACAAAATAGAGGTAGTGTATTGAAAATGAATTCTTTTTCGAATTAAGATTTTTTATGCTATATATCTTTGATTGATTTATTAGTTTTAAAACCAATCTGTTTGATTGAAAAGATAAGGATGATATATTATATGACATAGAATAATATGAGTAAAATAACACAAATAATACGGTTAGTATTTGTTTTATTTAGTACTTACTCTTCATTTTCACAACAAATAGAAGAACGTTTTGAAATTCCGGATTCTTTAAAACATAGATCTTATGATGAAATCTATAAGAAGTATAGGTATTATATTAAAGACACAATAAAATCCCGAATTTATTTAAAAACATACCTTGAAAAAGCAAGAAAAGATGGAGACAGTATTAAAATGGCAAGAGCTTATGGTATGCTATATTATTTTGTTGAAGATGATGTGGTTAAAATAAAATACTTAGACGAATCCATTAAACTAAGCAAAAACCAGAACCATCTTTTTTACCCCGCTTTTCCGTACTCTAGTAAAGGAGGGTTTTACTTAAATAAGTGGGATTATGAACGAGCATTAGATAATTATCTGATGGCTTTAAAATTCACAAAAATAAATAAGAATACAGATTTTCAATATTTGACTCAGCATAATATTGCTATTATAAAGAGTAAATTAGGTAAACATCAAGAGGCCTTGGATATTTTTAAAAAATGTCTTGATTATGAAGAAAAAATGAAGATTAGAGATACTCTTGATTATATGGAAATCATTGTAGATTTAGCAGAAACATATACTAAAAATAGTATGATAGATTCTTCAGATTACTATTTAAAAAGAGGCTTTTCTTTATCAAAACAGCACAATAATGATTTTTACTATAGATTTCTTTTTAATCAAGGAGTTAATTTTTATTATAAAAAAGAATACGGTAAAGCTGAGCAAAATATAAAGGAATCGTTACCATATTTATCTCAGTTAGAAGATAAGGGGCATACTGTAAACGCATATTTCTATTTGGGAAAAATAAATGAATCTATCACAAATAAAAGTGAAGCAAATTATTTCTATAAAAAAATAGATTCTGTATTTCAAAATACAAGATATATAACCCCAGAAGTAAGAGAGAGTTATTCGTTTCTAATTAATTATTATAAAACAAAAAAGGATTATAAAAATCAACTGTTATATGTAGAAAGGTTACTCAAGTTTGATAGCTTACTGCACCAAAATAATATATTGGTAAATGAAAAAATGATAAAAAAATATGATACAGCAGAACTTTTAGCAGAGAAAGAAAAGGTAATAGCATCTATAGATAGCGAAAACTCATACTTCAAAAAATCTATCAGGTTCTTAATTATTACTGTCATTGTTATAAGTGCTCTTTTTTATTATCAATATCTAAGGAAAAGACGATATTCAAAACGGTTTAATGCATTGATTGAAGAAAAAGATAACAGTATAAAAAACAAGAATGATATCATTTCTGGAAACTCGGAAAGGAGAATTCTTAAAATATCAGATGATATTAAAGAAGATATTTTATATAAAATTCAAAAATTTGAAGAGAATTTAGGATTTCTTGAAACGAATATTACTTTAGTTAATCTTGCATCGAAACTAAATACAAATAGCAAATACCTTTCTAAAATAATTAATCAATACAAAGAAAAGAGTTTTTCTCAATATATAAATGACCTGAGAATAGAGTATTTAATAGAAAAACTCAAAACTGATAAAATTTATACTAATTATACTGTCAAAGCCATTGGTGAAGAAATAGGATTTAAAACTGCGAATGCCTTTTCTAGAGCTTTTTTTAAGAAAACAGGAAAGTATCCATCTGATTATGTCAGAGAGCTATACAAGTAATTTCCGTATCAATATTACTAGTTCGTTTTCACGGAATTGTAACTAATATTCTTTGCCTGGATGTCTTTTTAGGCTTTACATTTGATCCTGAAAAATGTAAAGTATGAAATCTTATTTACACTACAACAAAAGTAAATTTATCACTGAAATTATTGAAGCATTGTATATGAAGCAAAATATATTCATGTATACTCTAACATATCATTATGCTTATGAAGTGTTACTCTATGCATGGATAAATAAGTTCTCCTCTATAGGAAAATCAAGTGAAGAAGAAATAAAATTGATTTATAATGCTCGGAACATATTTTTACTTAATAGCAATAGCATTTTATGTAGTGATCCTAATCTATTTTTAAAGAACTTTCTACTTATGCTTCCTATAACATATAGACAATTAACTACTCAACAAACGAAGTTAGTATACCATAAAATTGTATCATGGATACAGATATTTAAAAATTATAGAGGCTATACTACTTAAAGTAAATCTTCCTATTAAGATTATAGATCAAAATGTCATCATGTTTTATCATATGTTGGACAGGATACAACAAAAGATCAAAACCATTTGTAAACCATAATACATCGTTTAAATTTTATATCAATGAGAAATATTATCCAGGACTTACTTACACAAGACGAAAAAAAGAAAGCAGAAGAACTAGTTGCAGAATTAGAAGTTATATTTATAGATAAACTATCAGCATTAACGGAAAAACAACGCAGGGATTATAAGGCGATCAATGAGAAAAACAAACTGTTTGTCAATAAAATATGGGATTATCGACAACATAGTAGTTCTTTAAGTTCTCCGGATGTAGATTGGGAGGAGTTTGAAAAGGATTACAAAGCCAGAGTATTTACAGAAAACCTTTTAGGTCGTGTAGAAAGTTTGGCGTATCGTCTGGAAAGTACCAAAATTTTACATGATTATGATAATTATCAGGATGCATTAAACGATTATGCTTATTCTCAATACAGTAAGGGAGCAGGAAAACCGGGATTTACTGAAAAAGTAGCAGAATTAAAACAATTTTTTGCACGTACTAAAAGTATTCCAACAACCGATGAAACAGAAGAATAGCCTCATTTAACCCAAAAGACCTTCTGATGGGTTAAAAAGACGTTCCGTTTAGCCAAAAAGACGAAGTTTTTAACTCAGGTAGTGAAAATTTCAGCTAAAGAAGTTAAAATTTCAACTCATTTCCTTAAAATTTCAAGACAATGCTTTAAAAATTAAACAAATCGAGCTAAACACTTCGTTAAAAAGACGCGTAGGAAGGTTAAAAAGACGCATCACAAGATCTTTGTGGTTAAATGGTTTATAGATTCTATCAAAATTTCAGCTCAAATAATTAAAAATCAAGTTTAAAAGTTAAAAAAAGGAAAACAGGAATAACTAGTAGTATAGTAGCTAAATTTTGTATAAGCACTAAGGAATATCGAGTACTTGTAAGACTTATATAAGCATGGTACCGTTTCGTATATAATTACTAAGGGTAGTCATTTTTTTTATGGAACGGCCATGCTTATTTCTCATATCTGTACAATATCGAGATATCAAAAATGAATACTGAATAACGAATTACCAATGATAAATTATGAATTATGAATTACGAATGATAAAAGTCGGGTGACAGAAGTCAGAAGTTTAAACTTAGAGTCTCAGGTTCTTTGAAACTTTGCTTCTTTGGAACTAAATGAATATCGAATACTGAATAAAACTGTAAAATGAAAAATATAAAAGCCACAAATCAAAAGACTATGAGATAAATTATCAACTAAAACTAGTTTAGCTTTTTATAGCTAAAAACCATTTTAAATATCCTTTCCCAAACTTGTACATACTCACACTTCTCTCGTCATAATTTCAAAAAGTACAAAAGGAATATGGGAGTATGTTCACAATTACATAGTACCTCATTTATGATATGTAGCCATATAGAAAACTATTGTGTTGTGCTACTCCTGTATTCTTACTAAAAAATAATAATCTAAAAAACAAGAAGCAAACAACCATCAGTGTATGTGTTGCCTACTTAGATAAAAGGAAAAACAGGAGTAATCCAAATCATAATTAAAGTTGAGTTTTTGTAATACCCCATCTTTTGCGGTTGCTCCTGTATCCTTTTTTAATTAAGAAAATATGTTACCAGACGATATAAATGATATACCACCAGATACGCTCAATGGCATTTTAAAAGCATTGCATATTGATGCTGGTGAGTTTATGTACCAACTTTTAAACGATAACCCAAAACAGGTGATGATCTATGCTAAAATATATGCTTTTGTAAATGATATCACAAAAACTATTTGAATTATGAAAAACACATTACTACTAGCTATCATTATATCAATGCTCTCTTTAACCATTGCCCTACTGCAAGATAAACTGATACAGGATAAGGAACCACACTATGAAACTAGACATAACTATCCTTTGGGGTTGACCGTGCTGAATATGATAAAATTTGGCATGATGATGAAGAATTTGAAGAAGATGAATTGTACCATGAAGATTATGGTGAATAACCTCACTTTTGATGTTTCCCCAAACCATCAGCCCCGTTTCCTATAACCTACCAATAATGAACACCTGCTTATGGCTATAGCAATGATTTTTTTAATGAATGCAAAAACTTTAGAGTTATGAACATCATGCTAAAACAAATCGAATTGATACAACGTATTGATCAACTAATCCGTCTTAATGCTACCGGATCTCCTATGGAACTGGCAGCAAAATTAAAGATCTCTAAAACCAAACTATACCGCACGCTTTTTATCATGAAACAACTTAATGCCCCAGTAGAATTTGATACCTCTTCACAGCAGTATTATTATGCTGAATCGGTCAAATTCACCTGTGGTTTTTACTCCAATAAAAGCACTGTGAATCAGATGTATACTATCGCAGAAAATATACATAAAAAAACGTTCAACTTTTTTTACCCAGTCCCGAAAAATGAAACTGGCGTGCTTTATTATTGCACACGGAGTACTTAAATACTAACTATATAATTATCTAACTATGAAAACAAAAAAACTGCAATTTAACTTATGTAACCTATGTAAAAACAACAATTCTTAATATCAAACTAATAATCATGGATTGTGCTATTCTTACTGATTTATACATATGGTAAGAATAGGTATGACCATAAAAAAATAATCATTACTAAAAATTACTTTTATGAAAAAACAACTTTTATTCTTTGTTTTTATGCTGAGTGCTGTGATGTCGGGTCAGGAGTTACCAGATCTGGCTCCCCCTACTCCAGAGGTAGCCGCTATGGGTAAGTATCTTGATGTGCCAGTGAGTCTTTTTACAGGCACTCCTAATATTTCGATTCCGCTGGCCAGTATCTCCGAGGGAATACTGAATGCTTCGGTCTCTGTGAGTTATCATGCTTCGGGGATTAGAGTAGGTGAGATGGCTTCCCGAGTGGGATTGGGCTGGTCACTTCATGGGGGAGGTATGATCTCCCGCCAGGTTCGCGGTATTGCCGATGATCACACCGAAGGCTTTATTAATACCAGTAACACAATAGATCATTATTTTGCCCAGGATGCCAATGGGCGATCACAATTATTTCAATCCGCCATATCAGACAACCAGGATTTTGAATCAGATGTCTACCATATCAATGTCGCCGGGTTGTCCGGCAAGTTCTTTTTTAATCAGAACGGTACTATCGTTATGCATCAAAAGAGTGATTTAAAGGTTGTGGCGCTTCGTGATGGGATTACCATTTCTGGATGGCAGGTGACCACCCCAGAAGGGGTGCTCTATAGTTTTGGAGTCATTCCGGGAACTACTCAACAGGTAGCTGAAATCAAGGAAACCCGTTTTTTTTTCGCAAGCAACTAATTTACCTTCAAGAATTATAGAACATACTACGGGATGGTACTTAACTCAGATTTCTGATTATCGCGGGAATCAAATTAATTTTAACTATACCAAAGGGACTCAGCAGATTACCTATTGGAATATAACGGGGCAAAGTAAAAATTTAATAGGAGTTGGATCATCGTGTAGTAGCAGTACTGCAGCAGAGCCTGTTTCTTTGACAGAAGATAAGTATACCCCTACCTATTTATCATCTATCACTACTACTCAAGGCAGTATTGTTTTAGAATATAATGATACCCGTATAGATCTTAAAAATGACAAAGCCCTTACTGGGGTCAAACTGTTAGATAGCAACAATGTTACTATTGATCGATATGTATTGGAACAAGACTATTTTACTTCTCCCGGGGGTATGGAGCATTTATTGAATTATGGTGATACAGATCAGCGTACCAAGCGTCTTTATCTTAAAACCATCACCCAACAAAAAGGTAGTACAGACAATAAAGTTCATCGTTTTACCTATAACCAGGCTCATCAATTACCAGAGCGTTTTTCGTTTTCGCAGGATTTATGGGGGTATTATAATGGAGTAAATAATGCTAAACTATATCCTGGTATTGTGTATGTTCCTTATACTTCTGCTGTAGAGGTAGCAGGAGCAGATAGAACCGTAAGCGAATTGCATACCAAGGCTTTATTGTTAGAAGAGATTGTTTATCCCACAGGAGGAAAAAGCAAGTTTATTTTTGAATCCAATACCTTATCAGGGAATCAAGATTTTTTTATAGGAACCAAAATGGTAGACCAACAAATCCCAGGAGCCCAGTTGCATAACGATGCTTCACAATCCGGGGCTACTTTTTCTACCACCTTTACCCTTAGTGAATCTACTGATGCCTATTATAGTGTAGCAGCAGAAACCTCTTGTCAATACAGTAACAACGATTGTCCGGCGATACGTTTATATAAAGACGATGCTATTATCACGACTTTTAATACCGCCAATGAAACCGGTATTGAGCGTTTATCTGCTGGTAGCTATACTATAAAAATTGAAAATGGTCCATTTCAAACGGGGAATACTGTGAGTATTGCTTTTACTCAAAAAATAGCCATTAATGCAAGCCAGGCCAATGAAGCAATAGTTGGAGGCTTACGGATAAAAGAAATCCAGTTTATGGATCATGATAATTCGATGATTAACAGCAAAAAATATGACTATCAAAAGTTTGATGATGCTACAGTATCCAGTGGCAGGTCTTTAAACCCTCCAGTTTTTGTATCGCGTAGGATCCCTTTTAGTGACTGTAGCCAGGATGTTTTACGATCAAATGCGATTTTTCCACTCAATGGTCAAGGTGGTTCTCATGTAAATTATACAAATGTTACCGAGTATACTCAGGGGCAGGAAAATGGAAAAACCCAGTACATCTATAGCTACAGTGCAGATGGGAGTATTAATGCTACTAATGTATTTGAAGGTATTGGTAATTTGATGGTTCCTGCAACAGATTATTCACATCGTAGAGGTCAGTTATTAGAAGAGAAACAGTATCGATATGAGAAATCAACAGATAAGTTTACCATAGCTGAAGCCACAAAAACGATCTATACGCCTACCGATGATTTACGAACACAAAACCTGATGATGGGTAAGGTTGGGGACCTTAATGAACATGCAAGATATGATAACATCAGTGAACGCTATTTACCCTCTGGTACAGAAACAACAATATATTATCCATCGGGAGATGTAAAAACGACGACTCAGTATAGTTATGATATAGGGTATCAGGGGAGAACCATCCCTATAGCAACTACCACTACCAATAGTTTTGGGGAGACGATAACCTCTAAACGCTTTTTTGCAGATGATGTAACCTCTGCTACCGCTCTTGGAGCACCTCTTACTACTGAGGAGTATACGGCAATAGGTACTCTTAAAAAGAGTAGTAGTTATCGTATAGGAGCGCCTATCCAGCAAGAAACCTGGGTAGGGGGTCAACAAGTAAGTGTACAACGTACGACATATAAGGTTTGGAATGGTATGACCTTACCCAAGACGATTCAAGCCTCTAAATCAGGAGGGGC
The sequence above is a segment of the Aquimarina spinulae genome. Coding sequences within it:
- a CDS encoding quinone-dependent dihydroorotate dehydrogenase; translated protein: MYKFLLRPLLFLFDPENVHHFTFRMIRFFSKIPLLPSIFRNLYKVDDPKLEREIFGLKFNNPVGLAAGFDKNAVLYNELADFGFGFIEIGTVTPKGQEGNPKKRLFRLKEDQGIINRMGFNNKGLEAVVNQLRKNKGKLIIGGNIGKNTDTLPEHYTKDYLECFRILHPYVDYFVLNVSCPNVGSHAKLNDKEYLNELIVAVQEENKTFEKQKPIVLKIAPDLNTNQLDEIIELVADTNLDGVIASNTSVTREGLKASKNRLEAIGNGGLSGQPIKNKSTEVIKYLSEKSDKAFPIIGVGGIHSATDAIEKLEAGASLVQLYTGFIYEGPKLIRDINKAILSS
- the nusB gene encoding transcription antitermination factor NusB — translated: MQSLYSMEQTQSDNLGKEEKFLLYSIDQMYELFIINLQLLVEVRKHAAEFLAKSQKKYLATSEEKNPNTKFINNEVLLLLEKNIQLKTEIEKKKLNCWELDDEYVAILWKEIKESELYTDYMSTKLSSFREDKDFVLDIFKEIVAPNDKLYEYIEDKKLTWVDDLPLVNTSIIKMLRKVKSSHNEQMTLPKLYKDIEDKKFATDIFRKTTLNGVEFTKEIDGKTPNWDQDRIAELDKAIIKMAICEFVKFPSIPVKVTINEYLEIAKEYSTPKSSIFINGILDKISKEYQENGKLNKVGRGLM
- a CDS encoding DUF1573 domain-containing protein, translated to MKKGILILAGVFAMTVMSCKDNAAEKVKEENVEIAADRDAKNADFPVMTFTETEHDFGTINEGDVVEHKFAFTNTGKAPLVIVSAKGSCGCTVPEWPKDPIAPGATGEMLVKFNSNGKPNQQTKQVTITANTEAGKEILKIKAMVTPKAKPVSGTPVSE
- a CDS encoding helix-turn-helix domain-containing protein → MSKITQIIRLVFVLFSTYSSFSQQIEERFEIPDSLKHRSYDEIYKKYRYYIKDTIKSRIYLKTYLEKARKDGDSIKMARAYGMLYYFVEDDVVKIKYLDESIKLSKNQNHLFYPAFPYSSKGGFYLNKWDYERALDNYLMALKFTKINKNTDFQYLTQHNIAIIKSKLGKHQEALDIFKKCLDYEEKMKIRDTLDYMEIIVDLAETYTKNSMIDSSDYYLKRGFSLSKQHNNDFYYRFLFNQGVNFYYKKEYGKAEQNIKESLPYLSQLEDKGHTVNAYFYLGKINESITNKSEANYFYKKIDSVFQNTRYITPEVRESYSFLINYYKTKKDYKNQLLYVERLLKFDSLLHQNNILVNEKMIKKYDTAELLAEKEKVIASIDSENSYFKKSIRFLIITVIVISALFYYQYLRKRRYSKRFNALIEEKDNSIKNKNDIISGNSERRILKISDDIKEDILYKIQKFEENLGFLETNITLVNLASKLNTNSKYLSKIINQYKEKSFSQYINDLRIEYLIEKLKTDKIYTNYTVKAIGEEIGFKTANAFSRAFFKKTGKYPSDYVRELYK
- the pepT gene encoding peptidase T, producing MISKQHIINRFISYVTIDTESDPESNTTPSTEKQWDLANKLVEDLKDIGLEDISIDEHAYIMATLPSNIDQKVPTIGFISHFDTSPDFTGANVNPQIIENYDGKDITLNASENIILSPDYFEDLKQYKGQTLITTDGTTLLGADDKAGITEIITAMEYLVQHPEIKHGKIRIGFTPDEEIGRGAHKFDVSKFGADWAYTMDGSQIGELEYENFNAAGAVVTIKGKIVHPGYAKGKMINSMYIAQDFINSLPRMETPEHTSGREGFFHLHTTKGNVEETQLQYIIRDHDKEHFEARKKVMKNLANEINTQHAKEVVHIEIKDQYFNMREKVEPVMHIVDIAEEAMKSLDITPIIKPIRGGTDGSQLSFMGLPCPNIFAGGHNFHGRYEYVPVESMIKAVEVIVKVAELTASKKLQTE
- the yajC gene encoding preprotein translocase subunit YajC; this encodes MEQIQSFLPFILIFVVMYFFMIRPQMQKAKKEKKFAEDLKKGDRVVTKSGLHGKVFDFSEKNNAIIIETGSGKLTYDKSAISLEMSQKLNQPADKK
- a CDS encoding LysE family translocator; translation: MNYEILYTFVIATLALSISPGPDNIFVLMQSVVNGKKYGLAVVAGLMSGCLIHTTLVAFGVSAIIKQSEMLFFTIKLFGALYLFFLAYKVFRSEAAVSLSENSMPKKSLGQLFKQGFIMNVLNPKVSIFFLAFFPGFLFSKTISNVVQFYILGFLFIVVSFIIFGLIAILAGSIAEYLKKSSKIGVVLKWLQIIVFIGIGVFILISGK